In the Leishmania mexicana MHOM/GT/2001/U1103 complete genome, chromosome 31 genome, one interval contains:
- a CDS encoding phosphatidate cytidylyltransferase-like protein yields MDGYRTTAGLPGKGSPARNRIGLTNIQTRTVTICTVAPAILAFSGYSERCAAILTFFATFMCGIEWCGLKRHLKVALLMSMENTAMPALQSPMPPLTLLADLVARPPPPSPCIEGVPLCPEEYDLPVAPISLYNVLKHLGWALLPLAAYTGEGAFLVTLEFYFVVFVVVTLTAHNRLELKVEHAVKRLSQQLSSGWQDSSCGAVGAVCNGGDAPTAAAVSKTEPDLSLTDQSAAKKERVAKAQREYFLSMELHMIAERQPTEQFLDFCLDIFGILWIAGITTPLFVYHITDVGIPWLSSTLIGNFLNDIAALVVGRSLTIARERYGEIYDVAGDEPPAAGAANQPRKRPLKEASGLVRMLLRSPHHLHRAISPNKSVEGAVAGVVMNAVTFAGLMFWFYWGLFAAPAANIVDPAFQSVALWLFLGAIMGVLGVCGDLLQSLLKRAARVKDAGFIIPGHGGILDRVDGMLLVFPFMHCALRSIMSLSSDSGNRRSFFAA; encoded by the coding sequence ATGGACGGTTACAGGACGACCGCAGGCCTACCTGGAAAGGGGAGCCCGGCACGCAACCGGATCGGTCTCACCAACATTCAGACGCGGACGGTGACCATCTGCACCGTTGCCCCGGCTATCCTCGCCTTTAGCGGCTATTCGGAGCGCTGCGCTGCAATACTCACCTTCTTCGCCACGTTCATGTGCGGCATCGAGTGGTGCGGCCTTAAGCGCCACCTCAAGGTGGCACTGCTCATGTCAATGGAGAATACAGCGATGCCCGCGCTTCAATCGCCGATGCCGCCTCTCACACTGCTGGCCGACCTGGTCGctcgaccgccgccgccatcgccttGCATTGAAGGGGTACCACTCTGCCCCGAAGAGTACGACCTGCCAGTGGCGCCAATCTCCCTCTACAATGTTCTGAAGCACCTTGGctgggcgctgctgccgcttgcTGCATACACTGGCGAGGGGGCTTTTCTTGTCACGCTCGAGTTCTActtcgtcgtcttcgtcgttgTGACGCTGACGGCGCATAATCGGCTGGAGCTCAAGGTGGAGCACGCGGTGAAGCGGCTGAGCCAGCAGTTATCCTCCGGCTGGCAGGACAGCTCCTGCGGGGCGGTCGGCGCCGTTTGTAACGGCGGTGATGcccccaccgctgcggcagtaTCCAAGACTGAGCCGGACCTGTCTCTGACGGACCAGAGtgcggcgaagaaggagcGGGTGGCCAAGGCACAGCGCGAATACTTTCTCTCGATGGAGCTGCACATGATCGCAGAGCGACAGCCAACGGAGCAGTTCCTTGATTTCTGCCTTGATATCTTTGGCATTTTGTGGATTGCTGGCATAACCACCCCGCTCTTTGTGTACCACATCACTGACGTCGGCATTCCGTGGCTTTCCTCAACGCTGATCGGCAACTTCTTGAACGACATCGCCGCGCTCGTGGTGGGGCGTAGCCTCACCATCGCCCGAGAGCGATACGGGGAGATCTACGATGTGGCTGGCGATGAGCCGCCAGCCGCGGGGGCGGCGAACCAGCCGAGGAAGCGGCCGCTAAAGGAGGCGAGTGGGCTTGTgaggatgctgctgcgcagtcCGCACCATCTTCACCGTGCCATTAGCCCCAACAAGTCAGTGGAAGGTGCCGTGGCAGGTGTGGTTATGAATGCAGTGACCTTTGCCGGCCTCATGTTCTGGTTTTACTGGGGGTTGTttgctgcgccggcggcaaACATTGTGGACCCGGCGTTCCAGAGCGTCGCTCTGTGGCTATTCCTCGGCGCCATCATGGGGGTGCTCGGCGTATGCGGAGATCTACTGCAGTCCTTGCTGAAGCGTGCTGCACGCGTAAAGGATGCGGGCTTCATTATCCCAGGGCATGGTGGCATTTTGGATCGTGTGGACGGCATGCTGCTCGTTTTCCCGTTCATGCACTGTGCCTTGCGCAGCATCATGAGTCTGTCCAGCGACTCAGGAAATCGTCGCTCGTTCTTCGCGGCGTAA